Proteins encoded within one genomic window of Calypte anna isolate BGI_N300 unplaced genomic scaffold, bCalAnn1_v1.p scaffold_86_arrow_ctg1, whole genome shotgun sequence:
- the TMEM214 gene encoding transmembrane protein 214 encodes MAAAPAGGRWEVVRKGRRAPGGTGSRRALGEANAGRTLPLGAPIATSGTIFELGFERPLKKQNKEQVPPAAAAPPPRRHHAARTAKKPPANGAGLKPGKCRSLEEALKALDLADLQKELDKSQSVFPENPSVWVKDLAGYLNYKLQAPRSDPLLSQHPHDYPYCLLSKPLRSIIRSLLGRAAGVLELFFDHCIYTMLQELDKSPGESLHGYRICIQALLLDRPRIATMNLGKYLEVLRSHQNRPAKCLTVLWALGQAGYTDLHEGLKVWLGVMLPVLGIKALSPYAVAYLDRLLRVHPNLTKGFGMIGPKDFFPLLDFAFMPNNSLTPSLQEQLQQLYPRLKVLAFGAKPEVALHTYFPSFLSRATPSCPPSMKKELLTSLSQCLSMDPLSFSVWRQLYTKHLSQSSLLLNHLLESWDSSSKKVQQALQDTVCSFKVTNEELAARGPGGDPDVAACNAACKELLCRMKGQGFPWSRLLLLLLLLCTTGFLLHDLRTHGSFQASSSAALLRSCGLLPAGQRVWGCCLEGYRWLARTLPVHGSRAAALLQPQLEQLWAHSGVLARHVSQHCCSLLSWLQHGLPRLAEWLRSWLPESLLLVSQCVWEVLVMLVRSCLLPLLEATATTLQRGWQTWGDSCGGSVSWGCVGEQLAGITYSSWIYLHNTTLTITNWALAAISGP; translated from the exons ATGGCGGCGGCCCCGGCGGGCGGGCGGTGGGAGGTGGTGCGGAAGGGCCGGAGGGCACCGGGGGGCACCGGCAGCCGCCGCGCCCTGGGCGAGGCCAACGCCGGACGGACGCTGCCCCTCGGCG CGCCCATCGCCACCTCCGGCACCATCTTCGAGCTGGGCTTCGAGCGGCCGCTGAAGAAGCAGAACAAGGAGCAGGtgccccccgccgccgccgccccgccgccccgccggCACCACGCCGCCAGGACCGCCAAGAAGCCCCCGGCCAACGGCGCCGGCCTCAAGCCCGGCAAATGCCGCTCCCTGGAGGAAGCCCTGAAAGCC CTTGACCTGGCGGAtctgcagaaggagctggatAAAAGCCAGAGCGTGTTCCCTGAGAATCCCTCTGTCTGGGTGAAGGACCTGGCCGGGTACCTCAACTACAAGCTGCAGGCACCTCGCAGTGACCCCCTGCTCAGCCAGCACCCCCACG ATTACCCGTACTGCCTGCTGAGCAAACCCCTGCGCAGCATCATCCGCTCCCTGCTGGGGCGCGCGGCCGGGGTGCTGGAGCTCTTCTTTGACCACTGCATCTACACcatgctgcaggagctggacaAGAGCCCAG GGGAGTCCTTGCACGGGTACCGTATCTGCatccaggcactgctgctggacCGGCCCCGGATCGCCACCATGAACCTGGGCAAG TACCTGGAGGTGCTGCGGTCCCACCAGAACCGGCCCGCCAAGTGCCTGACGGTGCTGTGGGCGCTGGGACAAGCTGGCTACACCGACCTCCACGAGGGCCTGAAAG TCTGGCTCGGTGTCATGCTCCCGGTGCTCGGCATCAAGGCGCTCTCCCCGTACGCCGTGGCATACCTGGACCGCCTGCTGAG GGTGCACCCCAACCTGACCAAAGGCTTCGGCATGATCGGACCCAAGGACTTCTTCCCCCTCCTGGACTTTGCCTTCATGCCCAACAACTCGCTGACACCCAG cctgcaggagcagctgcagcagctctacCCCCGCCTGAAGGTGCTGGCGTTCGGTGCCAAGCCCGAGGTAGCTCTGCACACCTacttcccctccttcctctcccgAGCcacccccagctgcccccccaGCATGAAGAAAGAG ctcctgaCCTCCTTGAGCCAGTGCCTGAGCATGGACCCGCTCAGCTTCAGTGTCTGGAGGCAGCTCTACACCAAGCACCTCTCCCAGTCCAG CTTGCTCCTCAACCACCTCCTGGAGtcctgggacagcagcagcaagaag gTGCAGCAAGCACTGCAGGACACGGTTTGTTCCTTCAAAGTGACAAACGAGGAGCTGGCAGCGAGGGGCCCTGGGGGTGACCCAGACGTGGCCGCCTGCAATGCTGCCTGCAAG gagctgctgtgcaggaTGAAGGGTCAGGGCTTCCCCTGGTCCcggctgctcctcctcctcctcctgctctgcaccacCGGGTTCCTCCTGCACGACCTCCGGACACACGGTTCATTCCAGG cctcctcctccgCTGCTCTGCTCCGTTCCTGCGGTCTCCTGCCCGCCGGACAGAGGgtctggggctgctgcctggaGGGGTACAG GTGGTTGGCACGGACACTCCCAGTCCATGGCTCCCgggctgctgccctcctgcagccccagctggagcagctctgggcacaCAGCGGGGTGCTGGCCCGGCACgtgtcccagcactgctgctccctACTCTCCTGGCTCCAGCATGGACTGCCCAGGCTTGCGGAGTGG ctgcGGTCCTGGCTCCCCGagtccctgctgctggtgtcCCAGTGTGTGTGGGAGGTGCTGGTGATGCTGGTGAggagctgcctcctgcccctgctGGAGGCCACGGCCACCACGCTGCAGCGGGGCTGGCAGACCTGGGGGGACTCCTGCGG GGGGTCCGTGTCGTGGGGCTGCGTGGGGGAGCAGCTGGCTGGGATCACCTACTCCTCCTGGATCTACCTGCACAACACCACCCTCACCATCACCAACTGGGCCCTGGCTGCCATCTCGGGACCCTGA
- the MAPRE3 gene encoding microtubule-associated protein RP/EB family member 3 isoform X2 — protein MAVNVYSTSVTSENLSRHDMLAWVNDSLQLNYTKIEQLCSGAAYCQFMDMLFPGCVHLRKVKFQAKLEHEYIHNFKVLQAAFKKMGVDKIIAVERLVKGKFQDNFEFIQWFKKFFDANYDGKEYNPLLARQGQDAAPPPNPGDHIFNKPKKPIGTAVPQRTSPTGPKNTPNPARLSNVPSSILRKNSPAARNGGTEADAQILELNQQLMDLKLTVDGLEKERDFYFSKLRDIELICQEHENENSPIITGIISVLYATEEGFAPPEDDELEEQQPEDQDEY, from the exons ATGGCCGTCAACGTGTACTCCACGTCGGTGACCAGCGAGAACCTGAGCCGCCACGACATGCTGGCCTGGGTCAACGACTCCCTCCAGCTCAACTACACCAAGATCGAGCAGCTCTGCTCCG GGGCTGCCTATTGCCAGTTCATGGACATGCTGTTCCCCGGCTGCGTCCACCTGCGGAAGGTGAAGTTCCAGGCCAAGCTGGAGCACGAGTACATCCACAACTTCAAGGTGCTGCAGGCTGCCTTCAAGAAGATGGGGGTGGACAAG ATCATTGCGGTGGAGAGGTTGGTGAAGGGTAAATTCCAGGACAACTTCGAGTTCATCCAGTGGTTCAAGAAGTTCTTCGATGCCAACTACGACGGGAAGGAGTACAACCCGCTGCTGGCGCGGCAGGGCCAGGACGCCGCGCCCCCCCCAAACCCAGGTGATCACATCTTCAACAAACCCAAGAAACCCATTGGCACTGCAG TTCCCCAGAGGACCTCCCCCACGGGCCCCAAGAACACGCCGAACCCCGCTCGCCTCAGCAACgtccccagcagcatcctccgGAAAAACTCCCCCGCAGCGCGGAACGGGGGCACCGAGGCCGATGCACAGATCCTGGAGCTCAACCAGCAG CTGATGGACCTGAAGCTGACGGTGGATGGGCTGGAGAAGGAGCGGGATTTCTACTTCAGCAAACTGCGGGACATCGAGCTGATCTGCCAGGAGCACGAGAACGAGAACAGCCCCATCATCACTGGCATCATCAGCGTCCTCTACGCCACAGAG GAGGGCTTCGCCCCACCAGAGGATGAcgagctggaggagcagcagccagaggacCAGGACGAGTACTAG
- the MAPRE3 gene encoding microtubule-associated protein RP/EB family member 3 isoform X4: MAVNVYSTSVTSENLSRHDMLAWVNDSLQLNYTKIEQLCSGAAYCQFMDMLFPGCVHLRKVKFQAKLEHEYIHNFKVLQAAFKKMGVDKIIAVERLVKGKFQDNFEFIQWFKKFFDANYDGKEYNPLLARQGQDAAPPPNPVPQRTSPTGPKNTPNPARLSNVPSSILRKNSPAARNGGTEADAQILELNQQLMDLKLTVDGLEKERDFYFSKLRDIELICQEHENENSPIITGIISVLYATEEGFAPPEDDELEEQQPEDQDEY, from the exons ATGGCCGTCAACGTGTACTCCACGTCGGTGACCAGCGAGAACCTGAGCCGCCACGACATGCTGGCCTGGGTCAACGACTCCCTCCAGCTCAACTACACCAAGATCGAGCAGCTCTGCTCCG GGGCTGCCTATTGCCAGTTCATGGACATGCTGTTCCCCGGCTGCGTCCACCTGCGGAAGGTGAAGTTCCAGGCCAAGCTGGAGCACGAGTACATCCACAACTTCAAGGTGCTGCAGGCTGCCTTCAAGAAGATGGGGGTGGACAAG ATCATTGCGGTGGAGAGGTTGGTGAAGGGTAAATTCCAGGACAACTTCGAGTTCATCCAGTGGTTCAAGAAGTTCTTCGATGCCAACTACGACGGGAAGGAGTACAACCCGCTGCTGGCGCGGCAGGGCCAGGACGCCGCGCCCCCCCCAAACCCAG TTCCCCAGAGGACCTCCCCCACGGGCCCCAAGAACACGCCGAACCCCGCTCGCCTCAGCAACgtccccagcagcatcctccgGAAAAACTCCCCCGCAGCGCGGAACGGGGGCACCGAGGCCGATGCACAGATCCTGGAGCTCAACCAGCAG CTGATGGACCTGAAGCTGACGGTGGATGGGCTGGAGAAGGAGCGGGATTTCTACTTCAGCAAACTGCGGGACATCGAGCTGATCTGCCAGGAGCACGAGAACGAGAACAGCCCCATCATCACTGGCATCATCAGCGTCCTCTACGCCACAGAG GAGGGCTTCGCCCCACCAGAGGATGAcgagctggaggagcagcagccagaggacCAGGACGAGTACTAG
- the MAPRE3 gene encoding microtubule-associated protein RP/EB family member 3 isoform X1, translating into MKMQRWGMAVNVYSTSVTSENLSRHDMLAWVNDSLQLNYTKIEQLCSGAAYCQFMDMLFPGCVHLRKVKFQAKLEHEYIHNFKVLQAAFKKMGVDKIIAVERLVKGKFQDNFEFIQWFKKFFDANYDGKEYNPLLARQGQDAAPPPNPGDHIFNKPKKPIGTAVPQRTSPTGPKNTPNPARLSNVPSSILRKNSPAARNGGTEADAQILELNQQLMDLKLTVDGLEKERDFYFSKLRDIELICQEHENENSPIITGIISVLYATEEGFAPPEDDELEEQQPEDQDEY; encoded by the exons ATGAAAATGCAGCG cTGGGGCATGGCCGTCAACGTGTACTCCACGTCGGTGACCAGCGAGAACCTGAGCCGCCACGACATGCTGGCCTGGGTCAACGACTCCCTCCAGCTCAACTACACCAAGATCGAGCAGCTCTGCTCCG GGGCTGCCTATTGCCAGTTCATGGACATGCTGTTCCCCGGCTGCGTCCACCTGCGGAAGGTGAAGTTCCAGGCCAAGCTGGAGCACGAGTACATCCACAACTTCAAGGTGCTGCAGGCTGCCTTCAAGAAGATGGGGGTGGACAAG ATCATTGCGGTGGAGAGGTTGGTGAAGGGTAAATTCCAGGACAACTTCGAGTTCATCCAGTGGTTCAAGAAGTTCTTCGATGCCAACTACGACGGGAAGGAGTACAACCCGCTGCTGGCGCGGCAGGGCCAGGACGCCGCGCCCCCCCCAAACCCAGGTGATCACATCTTCAACAAACCCAAGAAACCCATTGGCACTGCAG TTCCCCAGAGGACCTCCCCCACGGGCCCCAAGAACACGCCGAACCCCGCTCGCCTCAGCAACgtccccagcagcatcctccgGAAAAACTCCCCCGCAGCGCGGAACGGGGGCACCGAGGCCGATGCACAGATCCTGGAGCTCAACCAGCAG CTGATGGACCTGAAGCTGACGGTGGATGGGCTGGAGAAGGAGCGGGATTTCTACTTCAGCAAACTGCGGGACATCGAGCTGATCTGCCAGGAGCACGAGAACGAGAACAGCCCCATCATCACTGGCATCATCAGCGTCCTCTACGCCACAGAG GAGGGCTTCGCCCCACCAGAGGATGAcgagctggaggagcagcagccagaggacCAGGACGAGTACTAG
- the MAPRE3 gene encoding microtubule-associated protein RP/EB family member 3 isoform X3, giving the protein MKMQRWGMAVNVYSTSVTSENLSRHDMLAWVNDSLQLNYTKIEQLCSGAAYCQFMDMLFPGCVHLRKVKFQAKLEHEYIHNFKVLQAAFKKMGVDKIIAVERLVKGKFQDNFEFIQWFKKFFDANYDGKEYNPLLARQGQDAAPPPNPVPQRTSPTGPKNTPNPARLSNVPSSILRKNSPAARNGGTEADAQILELNQQLMDLKLTVDGLEKERDFYFSKLRDIELICQEHENENSPIITGIISVLYATEEGFAPPEDDELEEQQPEDQDEY; this is encoded by the exons ATGAAAATGCAGCG cTGGGGCATGGCCGTCAACGTGTACTCCACGTCGGTGACCAGCGAGAACCTGAGCCGCCACGACATGCTGGCCTGGGTCAACGACTCCCTCCAGCTCAACTACACCAAGATCGAGCAGCTCTGCTCCG GGGCTGCCTATTGCCAGTTCATGGACATGCTGTTCCCCGGCTGCGTCCACCTGCGGAAGGTGAAGTTCCAGGCCAAGCTGGAGCACGAGTACATCCACAACTTCAAGGTGCTGCAGGCTGCCTTCAAGAAGATGGGGGTGGACAAG ATCATTGCGGTGGAGAGGTTGGTGAAGGGTAAATTCCAGGACAACTTCGAGTTCATCCAGTGGTTCAAGAAGTTCTTCGATGCCAACTACGACGGGAAGGAGTACAACCCGCTGCTGGCGCGGCAGGGCCAGGACGCCGCGCCCCCCCCAAACCCAG TTCCCCAGAGGACCTCCCCCACGGGCCCCAAGAACACGCCGAACCCCGCTCGCCTCAGCAACgtccccagcagcatcctccgGAAAAACTCCCCCGCAGCGCGGAACGGGGGCACCGAGGCCGATGCACAGATCCTGGAGCTCAACCAGCAG CTGATGGACCTGAAGCTGACGGTGGATGGGCTGGAGAAGGAGCGGGATTTCTACTTCAGCAAACTGCGGGACATCGAGCTGATCTGCCAGGAGCACGAGAACGAGAACAGCCCCATCATCACTGGCATCATCAGCGTCCTCTACGCCACAGAG GAGGGCTTCGCCCCACCAGAGGATGAcgagctggaggagcagcagccagaggacCAGGACGAGTACTAG